In the genome of Myxocyprinus asiaticus isolate MX2 ecotype Aquarium Trade chromosome 45, UBuf_Myxa_2, whole genome shotgun sequence, the window ATAGAATTATAAGCATTATCCCTTCTCTGATTCTGACCTGTGGGATGGCCAGGCCCAGTGCAATGCCTCCCAACAGAAACAGGTTACTGTGAATCCAGTTGACCACTTTATCAATGCACCCATTGGTATGGATGAAAGCACTGGCTGCAAGGTATTCCATCTCCTGCATCCCTTGACCACACATGGTATTTATAATAGCCTGAAAAAAGAGCATAATGGAATGAATGCATAAacgaatagacagacagacagacagacagacagacagatagatagatagatagatagatagatagatagatagatagtaaacCTGTTTCTCACCTCTTTGGAAAGCAGACAGCAGGAGAAGGGAACAGAGCAACGCTCCCTACTGGGGTTCTCTTTAGAACAATTGAAGTACATGTTCTGAGACCAGTCTATGTAAGAGATCCCCCCACAACAGTTGAACTGATCACATTATAAGACAAAAACATAATGATTATCAACTATTACAAACTAGTTCTATGCAATATATAACTatgtaaaaactaaaataacataaaacagatATAatctaacatatatatatatatatatatatatatatatatatatatatatatatatatatatatatatatatatatatatatatatatatataaagtatctAAAATTCTGACCTGTGTTTGTCCAAAGTCAATTAGGTTCTGCAGGTCTTGGTCATCTCTGTAATGTTTGATTGCACTGTTAACCATTTCTGTTACCTTGCCACGTGCCTGTAACGGGTGGATGATcaataaatttaaatgaatatacacccataagccaaaacattatgaccacctgcctaatatgctgttagtCCTCCacgaatttggaggccagggcaacaacttgaactcttcatcatgttcctcaaatcattcccgaacaatgtgtgcagtgtggcagggtgcattatcctgctgaaggaggccactgccatcagggaataccattgccatgaaggggtgtacctggtctgtaaCAATGTTGAGGTAGGTGAAACCTCAAATTGGCATCCACATgaatattgcccagagcatcgcactccctccaccagcttgtcgtcttcccacggtgcatcctggtgccatcactttcccaggtaaatggtgcacacatatatggccgtccatgtgatgtaaagaAAACGGGagtcatcggaccaggcgaccttcttccactgctccaaggcccagttctgatgctcgcgtgtccattgtaggtgctttcgacggtggacaggggtcatcatgggcactctgtctggtctgcggctacgcagcctcATTCGCAGCAGGGTGCAtcactgtgttgtgacacattcctcccgtaaccatcattaaaattttatgtaacttgtgccacagtagaccttcagtAGGTtaggaccagacaggatagccttcgttgccctcgcacatcgataagccatgggcgcccaacaccctgccGTGAGACTATGTGTTGTCCcgcctcggaccactgtcggcaggtactcaccactgctgaccgggagcaccccacaagccttgctgtttcagagatgctctgacccagtcgtctggccataacagcTTGGACCTTGACAAAGTCACTCAGGACTTAACTCCTGCCAATTTCtcttgcattcaacacattgactacgagactGATTGTTCgattaccatctaatctacccagaccttgacatgtggccttgttaggagatgatcaacattattcatcatacttcacctgtgagtggtcattatgttttggctcatcaatgtaATGTGTCATATTTATTATAATAGGTCTGTTAAGAACaaatataaatgtactttttgtaattttaatgtaattttttagttATTCTGCATTTGGCTGTGAATTgaaattccactgaaaagtggCAGGCAGTAGAGGGCGCCCTTTTAAACTAGAAATCCAGTATGGAACATACTGTGCATAccaaacccccccaaaaaacagaAACCACGTGCACCCGATctctaaaattcatttacatttatatacagtacatatgtaaaatgtgtaagaataaaaaataaaaaaaattcgtaattatagtcccacataaatTTAAACTGGtcacttgatgttaaatatgtatttaaattaataggtgtcattaatgttccttttattaggctactatgaaaattgtcaataaattattattattctaacaaataaactaattcataatacacaataaactgtttaggcattgtagctaatatgagtgtagttatgttcacgttaacacgttatcttgtattaccatattgtgtatattgaaattgttttcctacttagaaatgtaaatttaaataatttgatatcacaagaaaaagGCTATacgctggtggccaaaagtttggaataatgttcagattttgctcttatggaaagaaatgggtactttaattcaccaaagtggcattcaactgatcacaatgtatagtcaggacattaataacatggaaattactattacaattttttttttaaattcagaacttctgaaactacttcaaagagttctcatcaaaaatcctccacgtgcagcaatgacagctttgcagatccttggcattctagctgtcagtttgtccagattctcaggtgacatttcacctcacgcttcctgtagcacttgccatagatgtggctgtcttgtctggcacttcacatacaccttacagtctaactgatcccacaaaagctcaatagggttaagatccataacactcttttccaattatctgttgtccaatgtctgtgtttctttgcccactctaaacttttctttttgtttttctgtttcaaaagtgtttttttctttgcaattcttcccataaggcctgtacccctgagtcttctctttactgttgtacatgaaactggtgttgagcgggtagagttcaatgaagctgtcagctgaggacatgtgaggcgtctatttctcaaactagagactctgatgtacttatcctcttgtttagttgtacatctggccttccacatctctttctgtccttgttagagccagttgtcctttgtctttgaagactgtagtgtacacctttgtatgaaatcttcagttttttggcaatttcaagcattgcatagccttcattcctcaaaacaatgattgactgatgaatttctagagtaagctgtttcttttttaccatttttgacctaatattgaccttaagacatgccagtcaattacatactgtggcaactcaaaaacaaacacaaagacaatgttaagcttcatttaatgaaccaactagctttcaactgtgtttgatataatggcaagtgattttctagtaccaaattagcaatttagcatgattactcaaggataaggtattggagtgatggctgctggaaatggggcctgtgtagatttgataaaaatgacttttttcaaatagtgatggtgctgtttttttacatcagtaatgtcctgactatactttgtgatcagctgaatgccattttggcaaattaaagtaccaatttccttccgaaacaacaaaatctgtacattattcaaaacgtttggccaccagtgtatatattgcaaattatggttactccagggatgcttgtgcatcagatgcTGGGAATGCcttactgaaactgaaaatattattcattatattatatattattattattattaaaatatatataatattatatatatacacacacacacagacacacaagtcACTCAGCAGTGCTTTGCATTAGTAGactgaaaaagttccgggtcaaaagactactcattgttctggcggccatacgtatcatcacatatttcaggtgggcatactgtgTATGACTACACTCCTGCACTTATGCCTGTCTCTACAATGCCTTAACAAAGACAGAGGCATTTAACCACACACTAAAATACTATACTTCAATCTTACTTCAAATGAATTACAGTTAAAATTTACACTTAAAAGAATATTGATTACTTGAGAAAGTAATCCCCAAGTCTTAGCTTTTACATTGAATTGCTTTCCAAATCTGATTCATGATGCTCTTTACCTTGTCTGAGAAGACAAAACCCAGAACACCAGCCGCTAGCTGCAGCAGAAAGAGTACAGTCAAGCAGATGCAGAACTGCAGAGGAATGAACAAACAATGACACCACACACAAAGGAAGTCATCTATTAggattttctttgtatttaaaaaCACATGGGAATTTCAGAATGTAAATAAAATGGTAATTCTTTTTTGATGCTATCTGTTTTTTAGTTCCACTAGTGGCCTGTCTGAGCAGAAGcaattaaatgtacttttaaactTTGTCTCTCTTTAAAAGTTTACCAAGTCTGTTATTGCATCCTGATCCTACACTGATACTGGCAAGATTGTGATATAGCATTCACAAAGGAACAGCTTTCTGATGTAACTTGCTGGCCTAGTTACTGACCGTCTGCAGTAAACAGATGTTTTCCCTGAGGGAACCCACACAGCCACAGA includes:
- the LOC127435233 gene encoding tetraspanin-33-like, which gives rise to MSRTKQTPKTDEEFTFVSSVVKYLLFFFNMIFWIIALVLISIGIYSRIVKHETALACLTVDPALLLMIVGILMFLITFCGCVGSLRENICLLQTFCICLTVLFLLQLAAGVLGFVFSDKARGKVTEMVNSAIKHYRDDQDLQNLIDFGQTQFNCCGGISYIDWSQNMYFNCSKENPSRERCSVPFSCCLLSKEAIINTMCGQGMQEMEYLAASAFIHTNGCIDKVVNWIHSNLFLLGGIALGLAIPQLVGILLSQILINQIQDQIKLQNYNLQHRSDPWN